The Megalops cyprinoides isolate fMegCyp1 chromosome 9, fMegCyp1.pri, whole genome shotgun sequence genome has a window encoding:
- the LOC118783216 gene encoding histone H3 → MARTKQTARKSTGGKAPRKQLATKAARKSAPATGGVKKPHRYRPGTVALREIRRYQKSTELLIRKLPFQRLVREIAQDFKTDLRFQSSAVMALQEASEAYLVGLFEDTNLCAIHAKRVTIMPKDIQLARRIRGERA, encoded by the coding sequence ATGGCTAGAACCAAGCAAACTGCCCGTAAATCTACTGGTGGCAAAGCCCCCAGGAAGCAGCTCGCCACCAAGGCTGCTCGTAAGAGCGCGCCTGCCACAGGCGGTGTGAAGAAGCCTCACCGTTACAGGCCTGGCACAGTGGCTCTGAGAGAAATCCGCCGTTACCAGAAGTCGACCGAGCTTCTGATTCGCAAGCTGCCCTTCCAGCGGCTGGTGAGAGAAATTGCCCAGGATTTCAAGACCGACCTGCGTTTCCAGAGCTCTGCCGTCATGGCTCTGCAGGAAGCCAGCGAGGCCTATCTGGTTGGCTTGTTTGAGGACACCAATCTGTGTGCCATCCACGCCAAGAGGGTGACCATCATGCCCAAGGACATCCAGCTGGCCCGCCGCATCCGAGGAGAGCGCGCTTAA
- the LOC118783215 gene encoding histone H2A-like, producing the protein MSGRGKTGGKARAKAKTRSSRAGLQFPVGRVHRLLRKGNYAERVGAGAPVYLAAVLEYLTAEILELAGNAARDNKKTRIIPRHLQLAVRNDEELNKLLGGVTIAQGGVLPNIQAVLLPKKTEKAVKGK; encoded by the coding sequence ATGAGTGGAAGAGGTAAAACCGGTGGCAAAGCCAGGGCTAAGGCCAAGACTCGTTCATCCAGGGCTGGACTCCAGTTCCCAGTCGGTCGCGTTCACAGACTGCTCCGCAAAGGAAACTACGCTGAGCGCGTCGGCGCTGGTGCCCCGGTCTATTTGGCCGCCGTGCTTGAGTATCTTACGGCTGAGATCCTTGAGCTAGCTGGCAATGCTGCTCGGGACAACAAGAAGACCCGTATCATTCCCCGTCACCTGCAGCTTGCAGTGCGTAACGACGAGGAGCTGAATAAGCTCCTGGGTGGTGTCACTATCGCTCAGGGCGGAGTTCTGCCTAAcatccaggctgtgctgctgcccaAGAAGACCGAGAAAGCCGTCAAGGGCAAGTAA
- the LOC118782931 gene encoding histone H2B, whose protein sequence is MPEPAKSAPKKGSKKAVTKTAGKGGKKRRKSRKESYAIYVYKVLKQVHPDTGISSKAMGIMNSFVNDIFERIAGESSRLAHYNKRSTITSREIQTAVRLLLPGELAKHAVSEGTKAVTKYTSSK, encoded by the coding sequence ATGCCTGAACCAGCCAAGTCTGCGCCCAAAAAAGGATCGAAGAAAGCCGTCACCAAGACGGCCGGTAAGGGCGGTAAGAAGCGTAGAAAGTCCAGGAAGGAGAGCTACGCGATCTACGTGTACAAGGTGTTGAAACAAGTGCATCCTGACACCGGCATCTCTTCAAAGGCTATGGGCATCATGAATTCCTTCGTCAACGATATCTTCGAGCGCATCGCCGGTGAGTCGTCTCGTTTGGCTCACTACAACAAGCGCTCCACCATCACCTCCAGGGAGATCCAGACTGCCGTGCGCCTGCTCTTGCCCGGTGAGCTGGCCAAACACGCCGTGTCCGAGGGCACCAAGGCCGTCACCAAGTACACCAGCTCCAAGTAA